In the genome of Entelurus aequoreus isolate RoL-2023_Sb linkage group LG15, RoL_Eaeq_v1.1, whole genome shotgun sequence, one region contains:
- the LOC133629745 gene encoding bucky ball-like yields MDDGSKPPHSCGNGQQRTQHQRPFFYVQPPSQPYYLYQHWQMNNPYNHYGLPGGFNFGRPCMAPYQYMPYPGLVFPHNAMYPVDYRRMFEPRFQAPAWNEGPRPPYHQQPHGRRETASSQVQTDPSDAISKLIECLDKIRASELHGAERELDSGVVSHASGMFSPSEAKKGEEQGNANVLPAAPDATHLESTAVVFSDSTTAVYGGESSRRGLDILSPQVCWSGRLDEELPLDSSSIREDGPDPEQPAALKHFLTHEKSEVTSIQSDIPVADQRAPKCDADHLDLSGAPSTSPSRQAVLKEARKSEDEPSYQILKLPLESVFSAGARVSSPPTPYYYHHLAMQTTHERMSVLSPSLDELSSRDEMFSTDLEDVDLFPRRAYTGRRLAELAGGAEAPEEAAQDVWLPGSKRVMCACCGKSLAKGGSRGKGHKAYRDEAADSEDDGRYGRGGEQPARVTLRKQPAPRKPHSVPPRHPPKPWYKRSQYKDPAESLEPDEGHDSSKVADVKAGETAGGDLQCRTCQEEPCRDEQCEWADGGGNPRRRHAAPPQRQEPNVQRKVMHQRPRDDNNDDDDDQELPSSHWDRGSIVPKC; encoded by the exons ATGGACG ATGGAAGCAAGCCGCCACATTCCTGTGGAAATGGCCAGCAGAGGACTCAACACCAGAGGCCTTTTTTCTACGTGCAGCCACCATCTCAGCCGTACTACCTTTACCAGCATTGGCAGATGAACAACCCCTACAACCACTACGGTCTACCTGGAG GTTTTAATTTCGGCCGTCCCTGCATGGCTCCCTATCAGTACATGCCGTACCCTGGTCTTGTGTTCCCGCACAACGCGATGTACCCCGTGGATTACCGGCGCATGTTTGAGCCCCGCTTCCAGGCGCCCGCCTGGAACGAGGGGCCGCGCCCGCCGTATCACCAGCAGCCTCACGGGCGACGAGAGACCGCCTCCTCCCAGGTCCAGACAGACCCCAGCGACGCCATAAGCAAGCTCATCGAATGCCTGGACAAGATCCGGGCTAGCGAGTTGCACGGAGCCGAGAGAGAGCTGGACTCGGGGGTGGTGTCCCACGCCTCCGGGATGTTCTCTCCGTCCGAGGCGAAGAAAGGCGAAGAGCAGGGGAACGCCAACGTTCTGCCGGCGGCGCCCGATGCCACCCATTTGGAGTCGACGGCTGTTGTGTTCAGCGACTCCACCACGGCCGTGTACGGCGGCGAGTCCAGCCGCAGGGGTTTGGACATCCTTAGTCCTCAGGTGTGCTGGTCAGGACGCCTGGACGAGGAGCTGCCTCTCGATAGCTCCTCCATCCGCGAGGACGGTCCTGATCCCGAGCAACCGGCAGCGCTGAAGCACTTCCTCACTCACGAGAAGTCCGAGGTCACAAGTATTCAGTCAGATATTCCTGTGGCTGATCAAAGAGCTCCAAAATGCGACGCCGACCACCTAGATCTCAGTGGGGCTCCATCGACATCTCCTTCTCGTCAGGCTGTTCTCAAGGAAGCAAGGAAAAGTGAAGACGAGCCTAGCTACCAGATCCTCAAGCTGCCTCTTGAGAGCGTTTTCTCAGCAGGAGCACGAGTTTCTTCACCCCCGACCccatactactaccaccacctcGCCATGCAGACCACCCACGAGCGCATGAGCGTCCTCAGCCCGTCTCTGGATGAGCTTTCGTCCCGGGACGAGATGTTCTCCACAGACCTGGAGGATGTGGATCTTTTCCCCAGGCGAGCCTACACGGGCAGGAGGCTGGCAGAGCTCGCGGGGGGAGCGGAAGCCCCGGAAGAGGCGGCGCAGGACGTGTGGCTTCCCGGCTCCAAGAGGGTCATGTGCGCCTGCTGCGGCAAAAGTCTGGCTAAAGGCGGAAGTCGGGGGAAAGGTCACAAGGCGTACAGGGATGAGGCCGCAGACTCGGAGGATGACGGCAGGTACGGAAGAGGGGGCGAGCAGCCGGCCCGCGTGACGCTCAGGAAGCAACCTGCACCCAGGAAGCCCCACTCGGTCCCACCGAGGCACCCTCCCAAGCCGTGGTACAAGAGGAGCCAGTACAAAGACCCAGCGGAGTCGCTTGAGCCAGACGAGGGTCACGACTCCTCCAAAGTGGCGGACGTCAAAGCTGGGGAGACTGCTGGAGGCGACTTGCAGTGCAGAACGTGTCAGG AGGAGCCTTGCAGAGACGAGCAGTGCGAGTGGGCCGATGGCGGCGGGAATCCCAGAAGACGGCATGCGGCTCCTCCGCAGCGACAGG AACCGAATGTTCAGAGGAAAGTGATGCACCAGAGGCCCAGAGACGACAacaacgacgacgacgacgaccaaGAGCTGCCGTCCTCTCACTGGGACAGAG GTTCCATTGTACCAAAATGTTGA
- the kbtbd2 gene encoding kelch repeat and BTB domain-containing protein 2 translates to MSDLGERRPVNMDYAVSLLEQLKFFYEQKLLTDVVLLVEDTEFPCHKMVLATCSSYFRAMFMSGLSESKQTHVRLRNVDAATLQIIITYAYTGHLAISESTVELLYETACFLQVEDVLLQCRDYLVKKIHPENCVRMLSIGDLFSCSELKQSAKRMVEHKFPTVYRQDAFLQLSHELLIDVLSSDNLNVEKEETVREAAMLWLEYNMEARSQHLSSVLSQIRIDALSEVTQRAWFQGLPPNDKSVVVQGLYKSMPKFFKPRLGMTKEEMLIFIEALSKPQDEARLFSMSPPTTVVCYSPQAEKVYKLCNPPGDLQKVGALVTPDNDVFIAGGQIILNDSITTHGMVDLRSVDSFFWFDAQQNSWVAKTPMLCARLKPSLVYCDGYIYAIGGDNVGGELNKRTVERYDCEKDEWSMMSPLPFAWNWCTSVVVHDRIYVMTHDIMYCYFPRGDAWVEMAMRKTSRCFASAAAFGDLIFYIGGLHVVSNSGIRLPTSTIDGPSVTVEVYDLNKNEWRPAANIPAKRYADPCVRAVVLLNSLCIFMRETHMNERAKYAVYQYDVELDRWCLRQHVSERVLWDLGKDFRCAVGKLYPSCLQESPWKPPTYLFSPDGAEEFQIDGELVSLPHVWL, encoded by the exons ATGTCGGATCTGGGCGAGCGCAGGCCGGTCAACATGGACTACGCCGTCTCCCTGCTGGAGCAGCTCAAGTTCTTCTACGAGCAGAAGCTATTGACTGACGTGGTCCTGCTGGTGGAGGACACCGAGTTCCCGTGTCATAAGATGGTTCTGGCCACCTGTAGCTCCTACTTCAG GGCGATGTTCATGAGCGGGCTGAGCGAGAGCAAGCAGACGCACGTGCGCCTAAGGAACGTGGACGCCGCCACGCTGCAGATCATCATCACGTACGCCTACACGGGCCACCTGGCCATCAGCGAGAGCACGGTGGAGCTGCTCTACGAGACCGCCTGCTTCCTACAG GTGGAGGACGTCTTGCTGCAGTGCCGAGACTACCTGGTGAAGAAGATCCACCCGGAGAACTGCGTGCGGATGCTGAGCATCGGCGACCTGTTCAGCTGCAGCGAGCTGAAGCAGAGCGCCAAGCGCATGGTGGAGCACAAGTTCCCCACCGTGTACCGGCAGGACGCCTTCCTGCAGCTCTCGCACGAGCTCCTCATCGACGTCCTGAGCAGCGACAACCTCAACGTGGAGAAGGAGGAGACGGTGCGCGAGGCCGCCATGCTGTGGCTGGAGTACAACATGGAGGCGCGCTCGCAGCACCTGTCCTCCGTGCTCAGTCAGATCCGCATCGACGCGCTCTCCGAGGTGACGCAGCGCGCCTGGTTCCAGGGCCTGCCCCCCAACGACAAGTCTGTTGTGGTGCAGGGCCTCTACAAGTCCATGCCCAAGTTCTTCAAGCCCCGCCTGGGAATGACCAAGGAGGAGATGCTCATCTTCATCGAGGCCTTGTCGAAGCCGCAGGACGAGGCCCGCCTCTTTTCCATGTCGCCGCCCACCACCGTGGTGTGCTACAGCCCGCAGGCCGAGAAAGTCTACAAACTCTGTAACCCCCCCGGAGACCTGCAGAAGGTGGGGGCCCTGGTCACCCCGGACAACGACGTCTTTATCGCCGGCGGACAGATCATCCTCAACGACTCCATCACCACCCACGGCATGGTGGACCTGCGCTCGGTGGACAGCTTCTTCTGGTTCGACGCCCAACAGAACTCCTGGGTGGCCAAGACCCCCATGCTGTGCGCCCGCCTCAAGCCCTCGCTGGTCTACTGCGACGGCTACATCTATGCAATCGGCGGCGACAACGTCGGCGGCGAGCTGAACAAGCGCACGGTGGAGCGATACGACTGCGAGAAGGACGAGTGGAGCATGATGAGCCCGCTGCCCTTCGCCTGGAACTGGTGCACGTCGGTGGTGGTGCACGACCGCATCTACGTGATGACGCACGACATCATGTACTGCTACTTCCCCCGCGGCGACGCCTGGGTGGAAATGGCCATGCGCAAGACCAGCCGCTGCTTCGCCTCCGCCGCCGCCTTCGGAGACCTCATCTTCTACATCGGCGGCCTCCACGTGGTCAGCAACTCGGGCATCCGCTTGCCCACCAGCACCATCGACGGCCCCTCCGTCACCGTGGAGGTCTACGACCTCAACAAGAACGAGTGGCGCCCCGCCGCCAACATCCCCGCCAAGCGCTACGCGGACCCGTGCGTGCGGGCGGTGGTGCTGCTCAACTCGCTGTGCATCTTCATGCGCGAGACCCACATGAACGAGCGCGCCAAGTACGCCGTCTACCAGTACGACGTGGAGCTGGACCGCTGGTGCCTGCGGCAGCACGTGTCCGAGCGCGTGCTCTGGGACCTGGGCAAGGACTTCCGCTGCGCCGTGGGCAAGCTGTACCCCTCCTGCCTGCAGGAGTCTCCCTGGAAACCGCCCACCTACCTCTTCTCCCCCGACGGAGCCGAGGAGTTCCAGATAGACGGGGAGCTGGTGTCCCTCCCCCATGTATGGCTCTGA